A DNA window from Streptococcus parapneumoniae contains the following coding sequences:
- a CDS encoding helix-hairpin-helix domain-containing protein, whose product MSKKLNRKKQLRNSLRRAGAFSSTVTKVVEETKKVVKRAEQSASQAGKAVSKKVEQAVEATKEQAQKVANSVEDFAANLGGLPLDRAKTFYDEGIKSASDFKNWTEKELLSLKGIGPATIKKLKENGIRFK is encoded by the coding sequence ATGTCAAAGAAACTCAATCGTAAAAAACAATTACGAAATAGCCTCCGTCGTGCAGGTGCTTTTTCAAGTACTGTGACGAAGGTTGTAGAAGAGACAAAAAAAGTCGTAAAACGTGCAGAACAGTCAGCAAGCCAAGCTGGTAAGGCTGTTTCTAAAAAAGTTGAACAAGCAGTAGAAGCTACCAAAGAGCAAGCTCAAAAAGTAGCCAATTCTGTAGAAGATTTTGCAGCAAACTTGGGCGGACTTCCACTTGATCGTGCCAAAACTTTCTATGATGAAGGAATCAAGTCTGCGTCAGATTTTAAAAACTGGACTGAAAAAGAACTCCTTTCCTTGAAAGGAATCGGCCCAGCTACCATCAAGAAATTGAAAGAAAATGGCATCAGGTTCAAGTAA